A genomic stretch from Ailuropoda melanoleuca isolate Jingjing unplaced genomic scaffold, ASM200744v2 unplaced-scaffold2637, whole genome shotgun sequence includes:
- the LOC100465716 gene encoding olfactory receptor 5K4 yields the protein MTTENQSLTIEFILIGFTDHPVLKILLFLVFVAIYLITMVGNLGLVALIFMERRLHTPMYIFLGNLAFMDSCCSCAITPKMLENFFSKDRSISLYECMAQFYFLCLAETADCFILAAMAYDRYVAICSPLQYHTKMSKKLCIKMAIGTFIASNLHSMIHVGLLLRLTFCKSNQIDHFFCDILPLYRLSCTDPYINELMIYIFSMPIQIFTIAIVLVSYICILFTIFNMKSKEGRGKAFSTCASHFLSVSIFYICLLMYIRPFEEGEKDIPVAIFYTIVIPLLNPFIYSLRNKEVISVLKKLMKNYNIPK from the coding sequence ATGACTACAGAAAATCAATCTTTGACAATAGAGTTTATCCTCATAGGATTTACAGATCATCCAGTGCTGAAGATTCTTCTGTTTTTGGTGTTCGTTGCCATTTATCTTATCACCATGGTGGGGAACCTTGGCCTGGTGGCATTGATTTTTATGGAGCGTCGTCTTCACACACCAATGTACATCTTTCTGGGCAACCTGGCTTTCATGGATTCCTGTTGTTCCTGTGCCATTACCCCCAAAATGTTAGAGAACTTCTTTTCTAAGGACAGAAGCATTTCCCTGTATGAATGCATGGCACAATTCTATTTTCTCTGCCTTGCTGAAACTGCAGACTGCTTTATTTTGGCAGCAATGGCCTATGATCGCTATGTGGCCATATGCAGCCCACTGCAGTACCACACCAAGATGTCAAAGAAACTCTGCATCAAGATGGCTATTGGGACCTTCATAGCTAGTAACCTGCATTCCATGATCCATGTAGGGCTTCTATTAAGGTTAACTTTCTGCAAGTCTAATCAAATTGACCACTTCTTTTGTGATATTCTTCCACTCTATAGACTCTCTTGTACTGACCCTTATATCAATGAACTAATGATCTATATTTTTTCAATGCCAATTCAAATCTTCACCATTGCCATTGTCTTGGTCTCTTATATCTGCATCCTTTTCACAATTTTCAACATGAAATCCAAAGAAGGGAGAGGTAAAGCTTTTTCTACCTGTGCATCCCACTTTCTATCAGTTTCAATATTCTACATTTGTCTTCTCATGTATATTCGACCATttgaagaaggggaaaaagataTACCAGTGGCAATTTTCTATACAATAGTAATTCCTTTATTAAACCCTTTTATTTATAGTCTTAGAAATAAGGAGGTGATAAGTGTTCTTAAAAAacttatgaaaaattataatattccTAAATAA